The DNA window GATTCAGACTGTAAGTTTTGAGAAGACTACCTTCAATGAACTGCCTTATAAGTTTGAAGCTGGTACTCCCGATTATGTCGGAACAACAGCATTAGCAGTATCTCTTGATTATATATCAAAGATTGGAATTGAGGAGATTGCAGCTTACGAGCATGAGCTTACTACTTATGCCATGAATCGCCTTAAAACAATCGAAGGTATGAGAATATTTGGCGAGGCCGATCAGAAGGGTAGTGTAATCTCCTTCCTTGTTGGAGACATTCACCACTTCGATATGGGCACATTGCTCGATCGTCTTGGTATTGCTGTTCGTACCGGTCACCATTGCGCTCAACCGCTTATGCAGACTTTGGGCATCGAAGGAACCGTTCGTGCTTCTTTCGGTTTGTATAATACTAAGGAGGAGGTAGATGCTTTGGTAGCAGGAATTGAACGTGTAAGGAAGATGTTTTAGTAAACACATATAAAAAAAACAAAAGGGTTGTTCTGTTGGACAACCCTTTTGTTTTTTTATGTCTATCTATAGATGGTATTTTATAATAGTTTTATAAAGACCTATTTAGGTTAAATCCTAGGCTCAGTTTTGTTAAGTAAATTTCTATTCATTTGCTTGCAAATCTCGAGAAAATTAGCGAGTATTGCATATAAGTTATGCATACAATGATTTTATATTAAATCTTTGATTATTTCTAATATATTAAAAGTCAATGATGTGTGCATCTTTTAAGTATCAAATTCTTAACTTTTTAATACTGCCAACGGTTAATCAATACTCTTATGTCCAAATATTCTCTCTTTATCTTATTATGTCTTTTTATTTGTTCTGATCTGTTGGCTGCAGCCAAAACAGATGATGATAAATTACTTTTAAAATTGGATAATATGATCCAGAACCGTGAGGTTTATCAACGAAAAGTAGAAAAGGAAATAGCGGACATTCGCCGGACGCTGATTTATGCGGAAGATGATAGACTTAGGTTTAATATATTAGGAAATCTGTTCACTAAATATCGTTCATTCCGAATTGATACGGCTATGATTATAGCGAAGGAACGACTGCAACTGGCGGAAACTCTGAATGATAAAAAGCTTATTAATCAAGGGCTGATGAATATTGCAGATGTGATGAATAAGATGGGGAAACAAGAAAATGCGTTGATTACGCTTGGCAAGGTGGAGCGGACAGAAGATGTAAAGAGAGATACTTATTTCTATTATTTGTACCAGACTATTTATTTATCTTGCTATAAAGATGCCATAAATGACTCAGACAAACAATTTGCCTGGCAGCAGATAAAAGCTTATAAAGATACCTTAATTGCTATTAGTGAAACACATTCTTCCAGTTATATTACTAATAAGTGTGGACGTTTAAGTATGTCCGGAAAGTGGGATGAGGCTATTCGGTTGCTGGAGGATTATTATGGGCAAAGCAGAGTAGATAATTCGGATAAGGCCAGAATGGAATATCTTCTGGCAGAATTGTATCTTGGAAAGAAGGACACTTTGCAGGCAAAGCATTATCTCATTCTGGCCTCAATGACTGATATTGCCAATGCCAAGAAAGTATATATGTCTTTGCAGCATCTGGCGATACTTCTTTTCTGGGAAGGAGACATCGTAAGGGCTTACAATTATATCTCATGTTCTTTGGAAGATGTGAATTTCGGGAAAGCGCGCTATCGCGTTATTGATATTGCAGGGTATCTCCCCATTATACAGGGAGCCAATGATGCTCGTATCAAGGCTGATGAAAACCGCGCACTTTTTTTCCTATTGATTCTCTTGATATTAACAATCATCCTGATTATCGCTTTCTTCTTTATCCGTAAGAAGAATACCAAAATGCTGAAGGTGAAGCAGTCGTTGGCCGAACAGAATCTGCGCTTGCAGGAGATGTCTGAAAATCTGACCAGAATGAATGAGCAAATTCAGGAATCAAATCATATCAAGGAAGAATATATTGGATTGTTGTTCAATATCTGTTCCGAGAACATTTATAAGCAGGAGAGTAACCGTAAGGCATTACTGAAGATTGCAAATACGGGCTCTATGAGCGATATTTCAAAGACACTCTGCAGGCAATCTTCTACATCCGAGGATTTTAAGCTTTTCATGAAAAAGTTTGATACCATATTCCTCTCCATCTTTCCTAATTTCGTTGAGTCGTTTAATACTTTGTTGAGAGAGGAAGAGCAAGTGCATGTGAAAGAAGGTGAGTTGCTGACTCCTGAGCTACGCATATATGCTCTCATACGTTTGGGTATAAACGACAATTCCAAGATTGCCACCTTCCTTCATTATTCACTTCAAACGGTTTATAACTACCAGATGAAAATGCGGAATAAAGCTATTATTCCAGGTAATAATTTAACAATTCAGGTGCAAAAACTGTAGTTTTACACTTACTTTCATTTTACTTTTTCTCTTTAATATTTATTTGTTAATACGCTGATAAATAGTAAATTAATATTTATCAGTGTATTAATTTACTTACTTTTTTGCTTCGTGTAGTTGTTCTGCAATACCATTTAAAATAAATTTGTTTCTCATAGTGAGACTCACACAAAACCTTTGTGACACTTATATAATAATCTAATTAATAACCATTATGAAAAACAAGAAAAATCCGAGAACTATTGAAAGTAGGTGGCGGTATGTTTGTATACTGTTTGCTTTGATTTTCAGTGTAAGCGCTGCTGCACAGAAAACGGCTGTGAAAGGTGTTATCATTGATAAGGATAATCAGCCTATTATTGGAGCTAATATTTTGGAGAAAGGAACAGTTAACAGAACTATCAGTGATGTGAACGGTAACTTTAATCTCTCAGTCAAAAATCCTAAGACTACTTTACTTATTACATATATAGGTTATAAGAATTTAGAAATCCCCGCTTCCGCCAACATGAAAATCGTGATGACAGAAAATAGCGAGATGCTTGAAGATGTGGTTGTCATTGGATATGGCAGCGTGAAGAAATCGGATGCAACGGGTTCTGTAACTGCCATTAAACCGGATGATTTTAATAAAGGGTTGCGCACTACTGCTCAGGATGCCTTGGTAGGTAAAGTACCGGGAGTAAACGTAGTATCCAGTTCTGGTGCTCCAGGCACGGGTGCCACAATCCGTATCAGAAGTGGTGCCTCACTTTCTGCCTCTAATGATCCGTTAATTGTTATTGATGGTGTACCAGTAGATAACTCTACAATCGAAGGCGGTGGCAATGTGATTGGTGGTATTAACCCGAATGATATAGAAACCTTTACAGTGTTGAAGGATGCCTCGGCTACGGCTATTTACGGTTCTCGAGCTTCAAATGGTGTGATTGTTATCACTACGAAGAAAGGTGCTGATAGCAATTTACGCTTTAATTATTCAACGAACCTTTCGGTAAGTACTGTCACAGAAACGCTTGATATTCTTTCTGCCGATGAATTCCGCAAGTTTGTTCCCACTATCTCCGGAGTACCTAGTTCTGTGACCTTAGGTACTGCAACAACAGATTGGCAGAATGAAATCTACAGAACTGCTTTCGGGCAAGAACACAACTTCTCTGTTTCAGGTAAGGTTAAACAAAATGCTCCTTATCGTCTTTCGGTTGGATATACCAATCAGAACGGTATTATACGCACCAATAACTATGAGAGATATACATTTAACGGAGGTGTTTCGCCCAAGTTCTTTGATAAACATCTCACTGCCGACCTGAACCTGAAAGTGTCTTATGAGGATAATAAGAAAGTCGATGAAAGTGTAGTAAATAATGCACTTCGTTTTGATCCTACACGTTCTGTTAAGACTGAAACTACTACTGCAGCTACCGATCCGGGTTTGGGATATTTTATCTGGATGAACGGTAAATCTCCTATGGCTATTCAAACTGATAATCCCGTAGCGCAACTTGATTTACTGGATATCTGCAACAAGGTAACACGTTCTATCGGTAATGCATCCTTCAATTATAAGGTGCACCACTTGGAAGACTTGCAGCTGAATATGAACTTAGGGTATGATGTACTGACCAGTAAATATTCGAAGAAAGTGCCTGATCTCGCCGGAATGATGTACACCTCTAATATGAAAGACGGTACAGGACTTGTCTATGATTCTAAACAGAACAAACGGAATTACCTATTGGATTTATACGCTAACTATTCGCATATCTTCAATGAGAAACATAATTTTAGTGCCATGGGTGGATACGGCTGGCAGCATTTTTGGAAGAAGTACGATACTACTACTTTATCTCCGGAAGGAAAAGAGTTGTTCTCTCCCAGTCATTATGAATCGGAATATTATTTACTATCGTTTTACGGCCGTCTTAACTATTCGTATGATAACCGCTACATGGTCACTGCTACCTTACGTTCGGACGCTTCATCCCGTTTTGCAAAAGGTAATCGTTGGGGATTGTTCCCTTCGGTGGCATTAGGTTGGAAAATCAGTCAGGAAGCTTTTCTGAAAGATTCGCGTATTCTATCTGATTTGAAGTTACGTTTGAGCTATGGCCAGACAGGACAGCAAGATATTCTGAACGACTATCCTTATATGACCACTTTTACGGTATCCTATCCTGAATCCAGCTATCAGTTTGGAGATAAATGGTATAAAACATACCGTCCAAATGGTTACGACTCTGATATCAAGTGGGAAACTACCGATACTTATAATATCGGATTGGATTATGGCTTCTTCAATAATCGCATTTATGGTTCTGTGGACTATTATCAGCGCCATACCAAAGACTTGCTGAATACGATTCCTGTAATATCAGGAACTAACTACTCGTCTGTAATTACCACCAACATCGGTGAGATGGATAATAATGGATTTGAGTTTTCCATCAATACAGTGCCGGTACACACGAAAAACTTGAACTGGACAGTAGGCATGAACTATACCTGGAACGATTCAAAGATCACAAAACTGAATGTAGTGGATTCGAATGCTAATTTTGTACAGACCGGAGCTATTTCGGGTACCGGTAAAACAGTACAAGTGTTTATGGTAGGAGAGCGCCCTTATACTTTCTATCTGGCAAAGCAGGCTTATGATGACAATGGAAAGCCGATTGAAGGTAAATATGTGCAGCCGGATGGTTCAATATCGGCAACTGAAACAAAGTATGCCACAAAAAAGAGTGCATTGCCGAAATCCTATTTGGGATTAAATACTCAGCTGAGCTATAAAAACTGGGATTTTGCAGTTAGTGGACACGGAGCTTTCGGGAATTATGTCTATAACTATATAGCAGCCGACCAATATGTGCAGTCTGTTTACAGCGATCAAGGAAATTTCTCGAATATCCTGAGCAGTACAAAATCCACAGGTTTTCAGAATCAACAGCTTTATTCGGACTACTTTCTGGAAAAAGGAAACTTCTTTCGGATTGATAATATCTCATTGGGCTATACCTTCAAGAAATTGTTGAACCAATCAAGCTCTTTACGGTTGACTCTCGGCGTTCAGAATGTAGCTACCTTTACCAGCTATTCGGGCATTGATCCGGAAATCTATAGCGGTATCGACAAGAATATATATCCTCGTCCACGAGTATTCTCATTAAGTGCTAATTTAAATTTCTAATGGATTAAAAAAACTATGCGATATGAAAAAGATAATTGTCTATTCATTCATTATATTTTTCCTGGGTACGTTTCTGACTTCGTGCTTGAGTGATCTCAATACTATGCCGTTGGATAATAACCAGTTAGTAAACAACCAGGTTTATAAGACTAAAGATGGCTATACAGGTGTCCTGGCGAAGTGTTATTCATCCCTGATTCTGACAGGTCAACAAGGTGGCGATGGTGGTGATGGTGATTTGGAAGGTGCCAATGAAGGATATTCCGGTTATGTACGCTTGTTGTTCTACCTACAGGAATTGAATACTGATAATTTCCTTATGCCTTCTTCTTCTAACGGTCTGCGTAAGTGCCTGAATCTACAATGGGATGCCTCCAACGCTTCGGTTATTAACTGGACTTACCAGAGACTTTATATGAGCATTGCTTACTGTGACGAACTGTTGCGTGAATGTACAGAAGAAAAGCTAAAAGATAGAGGGCTTTGGGAAGAAATGAAGGACGAATACATCAGTTACAGAGCTGAATCACGATTTATACGTGCATACTGCTATTCCATGCTTTGCGATTTGTTTGGTTCTGTGCCGTATGTTGACGAACATACCGGTGTAAAGGAAATCCCTGTTCAGAATACCCGTAAGCAAATATTTGAATATGCGGTTAACGAGTTGTTGGCTATTGAAAACGATCTGAAAGCTCCAGGAGAAAATGAATACGGACGGATTGACCGTGTAGCCGACTGGTTTTTGTTGGCCCGCATGTATTTGAATGCAGAATCGTGGATTAATGTGAATAAATATCAAGATGCATATACGTATGCAAAGAAAGTGCTTACTGACGGACACTATCCGTTGGCCTCAGATTACCGTGAAATCTTCCTTGCCGATAACAAAACCTGCAAGGAGATCATTTGGAGATTGGTGCAGGATGGATTGCAAGCCCAAAGTTCAGCTGGAACAAATTTCTATGTGAAAGCTTTTGTAAATGGGCCTATGAATGAGTTGTACAATACAGGAGTTGGTTCCAGAGGTTGGGGTAATGTTCGTGCGAAGATGAAGTTGGTAAACGCTTTTGATGCAGACGATCTGCTATTTGATGTCAAAGATCCGTGGGGTAACGGAAAGAAAGATAAACGTGCCCAGTTTATGACTGCCCTTCCTAATCAAGTGAAAGAAACATGGGATTCGAAATTGAACATGACTAGCACCTTTACTTGCGGCTATGGTTATATTAAATGGAGAAATGTGACCAAAGACAATCAACTGTGTGCTTCCGGAGATGCTTATACCTCAATTGATTTCCCGTTGTTCCGTTCTGCCGATGCTTATCTGATGGCTGCCGAAGCTATCTTGCGGGGTGCAAATGCTACAAAAACTGAAGCATTAGGCTATGTCAATGAAGTTCGGTCAAGAGCTTATATGTCCGGTAAATATGCAAAAAGTGGAGTTCGTTCTGATGTTTCAGGAGAAATCAGTCTTAATGCTCTCTCTTTAGATTTTATTCTAAGTGAACGTCAAAAAGAACTGGCATCTGAACTGAGCAGACGTACCGACCTTATCCGTTTCGGTAAATACACAAAAGGTAATAATTGGGAATGGAAGAATGGTGTCCGTTTAGGAGAAGATGTGGATGACAGGTATAAGCTGTTTCCAATTCCTGAAAGTGAATTGAGCAACAATCCGACATTGAAACAGAATGACGGTTATTAACAATAGATTATAAATAGAATGAGACTGAAACAATTACTAATATGTAGCGTGATTTGGATGTACTGTGTTCCTCTAGGGGCACAGACATCTAAAGAAGAAATATTTTCTACCATTGAGAAAACGGGTGGAGTTTATTTGGCTTATCCACTTGATTTTGCTCAACAGACACCGGTTCCGAAAGGATATAAGCCTTTTTACGTAAGTCACTATGGACGCCATGGTTCCCGCTACCTGATTGCTGACCGTGATTATCAATGGTTGATCGACCTTTTTGGAGAAGCACATCGTGAGAGTGCACTTTCTGATCTGGGAGAAGATGCTTACCAGCGTTTGCTGAAAGTATGGGAAGAAGCTGAAGGCCATGGTGGTGATCTGACTCCTTTAGGAGTTAGGCAACAGCATGGAATAGCAGAAAGAATGTATGCTGCATTTCCTGAGGCTTTTAAGGGCAATCAATCTATTTCTGCCCGTTCTACCGTTGCGTTGCGTTGTGCGATGAGTATGGTGTCTTTTGGTAACCGTTTGAAAGAACTGAATCCCAACCTGCGAATTTCTTATGAATCCAGTCTCAAGTATATGAATTATCTGAATTACCACACGGATGAATCCAATCGCTTTACTTCATCTACTAATGGCCCGTGGGTTGAGGAATATAGAAAGTTTGAGGAAGTTCATGTAAATCCCGACCGGTTGATCACTTCTTTATTTAAAGACAAACGTTTCATTCTGAAGAAAGTGAACCCGAAGGAGGTGATGTGGGGCATGTACTGGGTAGCCAGTGATATGCAAAATACAGAAACAAAATTCTCATTCTATGATTTGTTTCAACCGCAGGAATTGTTTGATTTGTGGCAATGCGTAAACTACCGTTTCTATGTGGGCAATGCGAATCATGCGTATGGAAAAGGAATTGTTGTAGCTAATGCAAAATCGTTATTGAAGAATATTCTGGATAGTGCCGATGAGGCTGTCCAGAAAGGAGGCATAGCAGCTACTCTACGTTTCGGACATGATGGCAATGTGATACCTCTTGTGGCCTTGATGCAGATAGAGAATTGTAATGTTGCTATAGACGATCCTTACGAATTGTATAAAGTATGGAGTGACTTTAAGGTGGTTCCTATGGCTGCTAATGTGCAGATTGTATTCTTCCGCAATGTAAAAGGAAGTGCGGACGATATTCTTGTTAAGATTCTGCATAATGAGCACGAAGTACATATTCCGGTTCAGACGAACATGTTTCCTTTCTATAAATGGAATGATGTGGAGGACTTCTACCGGAACTTATTGAAATAAAGAATAGTTTTTAAAGTTAACAATATTGAGACTATTAATTGGGAAGTGTACCGATGTGATATCGGTACACTTTTTCTGCTAATATAATGTTAATACATTCTTATTTATTCTATTTACGTAAGTGAACCAAATTAATAAGCAAGAACAAAGTATCTTACATATACTTCTTTTTCCATTGTTCATACTGCTTGTAAAGGCTTGCCGGTGCTTTGTTATACCAACTATATCCATTGCGTCTTTCGTGCCCTACTTCTGCCAATGTTTTAAGTGGCACACCGTTGCGGTCACAAAACAGAGGCTTTCCCTGCTCTAAGTCATAATCGCGAGCCCATATTGGTTCGGCTTTTTCGTCATTTACCACACGTGTATCCCACTTGCCGTTTTCGTTAGTGAAACGTTCTACCCGGATACCAGTCAGTTTATGATTTTCGAACCATTTCATTGCTCCGTTAATGGCAGCTTTAATCCGTTTGTCGGGATTGGGAAGTTCCATCAAAAGGCGCACTAACGAAGCGCTTTCTGCCGAACAATAAGATGCCAATTCGTATGCACGGGCAGAAGTGGGCTTTAAAGTCTTGTAATCGTGCTGCTGGCACCATACAGTTGGTTCGCCGTTTACAATAATTTGCGTGTTGAGTATACATTCTATTCCTTTATCAAAAGCTTCTGTTAAACGAGCTTTCATTGCATTATCCACCAATGAATCAAACGGTGCCATACCGTCTCTCAGGTTGCGGATAACCATTAAAGTCTGCACCATTGCGTTGTCGTTATAAGTAATCTGTACCTGGTATCCATGATTCTCAGGCCAGAATTGTGGCCAGCCTCCATTATCGTACTGTCCACTAAGCATAAACTCCACACCTTGCAAGAAGGCTTTCTTATAGCGCTCTTCCGGAGACTGTTTGTAAAGTCTGGCCAGATAAGTCATTTCCAGAATAGTTGCGTCGTTGTCGGTTGTAGAGTCATTGCGTTTCTTCTTGTCGCTTAACACAACATCCAGTTCGTCGCCAAGCGGACGATGAATAGCAATATTCTTAGGCCAGCCACCCGTTTCACGTTGAAATGCTAATACGTTATCAGCAATTCGTTTTGCTTCTTCTGTCTTGAAGAAGGCATCCGGGCTTTCCCTTACAATTCTTTTCCACTCTCTTGATGAGTATTCGTAATCTTTTGGGTTGAGTTGTTGCTGTGCAAATACAGACACTGCCATTGTCATAATTAGGATGAAACAAATAAAATGTTTTTTCATGGTTTTATTAAATTAATGTATTTCTACCTGTTGATAGTTATTTTATTACTATTTTCTTTGTTACCGTTTTGTCGTTCAGCTTCTTTACGATGTAAATACCGGGAGCAAGAGTTGAGATGTCAGTACTGCTGACCTTTGAGCGAACTTTTATTCCGGAAACGTTATAGATATCGCTTGCGGTCGAAGCGTCGTCGGTCTGAAGGTTGTTGATACCAGTCGCTTCACTCGATACATAGAAATTGAAGTTACGTGTCAGCGAACCTACATTGTCATCATCAGTTGCCTTTACCTTAATGTTCAGGAACCCTGTGAACGATGTTGCCGGGGTGAATGTACAGATTCCTTCGTTGCTATCGTAGGACATATCCGAACTTCCGGTAATTTCGAATGAAGGATTGTTGTCGTAGCCTGCAAAATATTCTTTCAGGTTTATGCTTATGCCTTTATTAATTGTGAAGTGAGGTTCCGCAAGCCAGTTAAGATAATCTTCCAGAACGGTGTAACCATCTTTGTCCGGGTCGGCATTATTATCTGCTTCTGCAGAATTTAGTCCTTTCGCCTTCTCCCACCAATCCGGCATACCGTCATTGTCGGAGTCGAAATCGCTTTCTCTGTGTGCTTCATAGATATTGATACCGTTGAAGCCTTCGCATTTGTCATCCTCTTCAGAATCGATAAGACCTTTCTTTCCCGATATGCTACCTACGGTTGTGGTGATGCCTTTAAGAGTTTCGTTCACCATACGTATGTCGTGGTTGTTGAGCATTGGCATGTTGCAGCCTACGTCGGACAACACATTTTTGTAAGCAGCTTCAGCTGTCTCAATGGTGGTGTATGATTCAAAGAATGGTTTGTCTTGGAATACAGTCCAGTTCAACACCTGTCCGTTTGATAGCGTATATCTATAAGTATCATCGAGTTTGTCCTGAGTCTTGCTTCCGTCAAGATTTTCGCGGATGTTTCCGTTCACGTAATAACTTTGTGAACCGGTACCGGTACCTTCAAGGTTTGCGGTGAGCAGTTGTAATATCTTTGAAGATGGTCCCATTTTGTAGTAGTTGCTTACAAAGTTTCCCTCGTGAGTTCCACCGTCTGTAGTACGTCCGCACCAATTGTAGCACACGTTATTGAATACGTCATGGTGACCGGCATAAGCCCCGCTACCGTCCAGGCCGCCGGAGAGACTCCAGTTTCTGCCTTCGTTGTGAGCCATCAGGTTGTGATGATATGACCCAGTGTCTCCACCGATTGTAGCTGCATAACCATGTGCTGTACCTGAAGGGTAGTTAGGATGGTTGGCAACGTTCAGTGCTTCTGATATCATTGTGCGCTGCAATGTAACGTTCTTTGCATTACGACTACTGAAAGCTTCGTCTATAGTCCAGCTTATAGAACAATGGTCCATGATAGCGTGGTTGTTTCCGGCCATACCCAGTCCGTCGCATCCAGTCTCAGATGTTGCAGCATCATGACCGAGAAACATGTGCAGGAAACGGGTGATGCCTTCAGATGCCATGCCGAAGGGGCACGAGCGGAACATGATTCCGTTACCAGGAGCGGTTTGTCCTGCAATTGTTACATAGGGATCGCTACAAGCTAAGCGGCTTTTTAACTGGATCACTCCGCCAACATCGAACACGATGGTACGCGGTCCGCTTACTTTACTAATTCCATAACGGAAAGTACCAGGTTGTGGTGCTAACGCATCGTCATCAAGCGATGTTACATGATACACCGTGCCGCCTCTTCCTCCGGTGGCATATCGGCCATAGCCCTCTGCACCAGGGAATGCAAGATGTCGTGGACGGAATGACCATGTCTCACCTTTATATGTATTTCCAGTTGCGTCTTCCTCATCTACTCGCCAATAGTACGTGTTCAGTGAATATGCATCTTTCATTACATAGAATGTATCTGTTTGGATAGCAATTTCACTCATAGCGCCTTCGGATGTTCCCATATAGAGATGGTGTTTCACCGCTGTTACTGCTGGCGACCACTTCAGCGTGCAGCTGCCGTTGTCGGCATCGGTATGCATATCTAGATTGTCCGGGGTTGGATTCAATGCCGTTGTTAGAGGGTTCGGTTCGTCCAGGATGATGGCATTGACAAACACTGTGGTTGTGAAATATTGAGCGGTGTAGTTCACCGTCGGATCAGGAACAGTGCGGTAAGATATAACCACATCCTTGCCGGCTTCTGCGTTGAACGTAACATACGACTGCCCACTAGCTGAAGGTTTCTGTGCTCTGTTAGTTTGTAGTGCTCCAGATACCATTTTCACATTGTCCACATATACGTCTACTGGCGGAGCTGTGAATCCATCGGTATTGTTGTGGTATGCAAGAATGGAATGTTTGCCTGCCGTGAGGCCGCTGATTGTGATGGTGAGTTCAGCCGAACCCGATTGCAACTGCGGTGTGTTGTTGTCAACAAAGTCGTATACGGCTATACCGTCTCCTATCAGTTTCGAGTATTTGCCCACTCCATCTTTCCACCAGTTGCCTTTCAATATTTTGCCCGCCGAATTAGGACCGTTGGCAACAATGATTTTTAATCCGCTTGTTTCGTCTAATACCAAAGTGTCTTTTAATCCAGTGGTTATGGCCCAGGGAGTGAAGCCGCTTTCGGTAACTTGTTCCGGCTGTCTGCCTGGCAGATTGAAGTCAATCTTTTGTGCAGAGGCATTAAAGGCAAAAGCCAATGTGAAGTACAATGGAAGTAATCTTTTTTTCATATCTTTTTTGTTAAGGTTATTTCTTACATAAACGAAATAAAATGAAATATGAATTGATCTCAAATGTTGTTGTGAGAAACCATATCATCTTTCATTTTTTTTATTATAAGTTTCGTTACGATACAAAATAAGTTGTTTCTTAAACTTAAGAAGTTCATTATTTGGCGTTTTTTTAGTATTTTTTGGTAGGGGAGAACATTTTGTTCTATAAAACTCTATCTTTGTTCCACATAAATTAGAAATTATGCTATTACCATATCTCAATAAAGACCTTATAGAAGCTGGATGTGATGAGGCCGGACGCGGTTGCCTTGCAGGTTCAGTCTTTGCCGCTGCCGTAATTCTTCCTCACAATTTTAAGAACGAACTACTGAATGACTCCAAACAGCTCACGGAAAAGCAACGATATGCCCTTCGGGAAGTGGTTGAAAAGGAAGCAGTGGCATGGGCAGTGGGTATTGTTACACCCGAAGAAATTGATAAAATCAATATTCTTAATGCCTCAATCCTAGCTATGCACCGTGCAGTAGATCAGCTGAAAGTTACTCCCGAGCATCTTCTTATTGACGGGAACCGATTCAAAAAGTATAAAGAAATACCTCACACCACAGTTGTGAAAGGTGATGGTAAATACCTGTCGATAGCAGCGGCATCCATTCTGGCAAAAACCTATAGGGATGATTATATGAACCGTCTGCATGAAGAATTCCCTGTATATGACTGGGATCACAACAAAGGCTATC is part of the uncultured Bacteroides sp. genome and encodes:
- the pelA gene encoding pectate lyase, with product MKKHFICFILIMTMAVSVFAQQQLNPKDYEYSSREWKRIVRESPDAFFKTEEAKRIADNVLAFQRETGGWPKNIAIHRPLGDELDVVLSDKKKRNDSTTDNDATILEMTYLARLYKQSPEERYKKAFLQGVEFMLSGQYDNGGWPQFWPENHGYQVQITYNDNAMVQTLMVIRNLRDGMAPFDSLVDNAMKARLTEAFDKGIECILNTQIIVNGEPTVWCQQHDYKTLKPTSARAYELASYCSAESASLVRLLMELPNPDKRIKAAINGAMKWFENHKLTGIRVERFTNENGKWDTRVVNDEKAEPIWARDYDLEQGKPLFCDRNGVPLKTLAEVGHERRNGYSWYNKAPASLYKQYEQWKKKYM
- a CDS encoding T9SS type A sorting domain-containing protein; amino-acid sequence: MKKRLLPLYFTLAFAFNASAQKIDFNLPGRQPEQVTESGFTPWAITTGLKDTLVLDETSGLKIIVANGPNSAGKILKGNWWKDGVGKYSKLIGDGIAVYDFVDNNTPQLQSGSAELTITISGLTAGKHSILAYHNNTDGFTAPPVDVYVDNVKMVSGALQTNRAQKPSASGQSYVTFNAEAGKDVVISYRTVPDPTVNYTAQYFTTTVFVNAIILDEPNPLTTALNPTPDNLDMHTDADNGSCTLKWSPAVTAVKHHLYMGTSEGAMSEIAIQTDTFYVMKDAYSLNTYYWRVDEEDATGNTYKGETWSFRPRHLAFPGAEGYGRYATGGRGGTVYHVTSLDDDALAPQPGTFRYGISKVSGPRTIVFDVGGVIQLKSRLACSDPYVTIAGQTAPGNGIMFRSCPFGMASEGITRFLHMFLGHDAATSETGCDGLGMAGNNHAIMDHCSISWTIDEAFSSRNAKNVTLQRTMISEALNVANHPNYPSGTAHGYAATIGGDTGSYHHNLMAHNEGRNWSLSGGLDGSGAYAGHHDVFNNVCYNWCGRTTDGGTHEGNFVSNYYKMGPSSKILQLLTANLEGTGTGSQSYYVNGNIRENLDGSKTQDKLDDTYRYTLSNGQVLNWTVFQDKPFFESYTTIETAEAAYKNVLSDVGCNMPMLNNHDIRMVNETLKGITTTVGSISGKKGLIDSEEDDKCEGFNGINIYEAHRESDFDSDNDGMPDWWEKAKGLNSAEADNNADPDKDGYTVLEDYLNWLAEPHFTINKGISINLKEYFAGYDNNPSFEITGSSDMSYDSNEGICTFTPATSFTGFLNIKVKATDDDNVGSLTRNFNFYVSSEATGINNLQTDDASTASDIYNVSGIKVRSKVSSTDISTLAPGIYIVKKLNDKTVTKKIVIK
- a CDS encoding ribonuclease HII, yielding MLLPYLNKDLIEAGCDEAGRGCLAGSVFAAAVILPHNFKNELLNDSKQLTEKQRYALREVVEKEAVAWAVGIVTPEEIDKINILNASILAMHRAVDQLKVTPEHLLIDGNRFKKYKEIPHTTVVKGDGKYLSIAAASILAKTYRDDYMNRLHEEFPVYDWDHNKGYPTKKHRAAIALHGTTSYHRMTFKLLGDGQLSLNF